The sequence GTCATGAGATAGATCCCTATTCATCCATGTAAACCCTGCACATGATAGCATGGGACACAGGACTGGTTATTTTTCCCACTGGCTTACTTCTCCATATGTCTGCAGAAAGCCTTGTGTTTCAATCAtgaaaagttttacatttaaaaataaagcttgtTTGAAGTTAATGAGCTTGtttctgtgttgttgtgtgtctgtcagtgggCGGTGTGCTTTCCCTAGGAGTCTACACCGTGTTGTTTCTCAAGCTTTACTCCTACCAGGACACCAACAGGTGGTGTCGAGAAATTAGGCACGCAAAAGCCAAGAAATTAACACGGTCATACTCATGTAAGTACTCAGTCACACACAGggataatgataatgatttttAGTATACACACAAATAGTAGACTATGTGGGAAAGAGGTATTAAATAATGGATTGATCctttcttaaaaaacacaaatttaagtGCATATTGAAAACAGCGTATTACTTTGCTGATTCTGCCATCTAGTGTTGGTCAGAAGCCTTGGACTGACACACAAATGCTGTGATGCATACATTCAAAGATCAaaatttgtgtctcttttcagcCATGTTCACTCTGTGTTTAGAAGCTGTTTTATTCCTAAATGCAGGTTGATGATGTTTTATCTTCACAGTGAGATCTTAGAAAgagaacacacagaaacatcATTGAAATTTAACACTCTCATTgagctttttaaataaaattgttgtagaaaaagatgaaattaaTGAATGTTTGAGAGTTAAAGTGCAAGTTTCTTACCATTTCCATTTCTCttaatgtgtctgtgtgttgtagGTCCAAATGTGGCCCAATCCAACGGTTCAGCTGTTCATTCTCATGTCTCCTATCCAGGCAATCTCACACACAGAGGTACTTCATGGATGCAATATGTTTTGATTAGATTAGATTCTATACGATACAATGCATTTTATTGTCCTCTGAAGGAAATACAGtttattcagaaagtatttagacccctttacttttttttaattttgttttgttgcagcaTGATGCTACAGTTATTCTCAGTAATCTCAACACAGTATCCCATCATTACAAAGAGAAGACATagatccatctattttctacacAGCTTATCCCCTTTGAGGTCTTAGTGGGgaggagcctatcccagctgtcatttggcaGTTAATGGCAGGgctaagtgaaaacagaattttagacattttttgcagttttacttaaatttaaaaaacctgaaatactTATGTCTCAtagacataagtattcagacactttggaacaaaacttaaaatttagttctctggatctttgctcattttttctacaccttgattggagtccacctatggtgaattaaattgattggacatgatttggaaaaggcacacatctctctatagaaggcctcacagcagAAAATGCATATCAgtgcaaaaaccaagccatgaggtcaaaagaactCAGAGtttagagacaggattgttgcaaggcacagatctggggaaaaTATCTGCTTCACTGAAGGTTCttaagagcacagtggcctccagtaTTCTCAGAtggaagtttggcacaaccaggactcttccaagagctggttgacCGGCCAAACCGAGCAATCGGGGCAAGATTGCAGCccttcactgatctgggctttatggcagggtggctagacagaagcatCCCCTTagagcaaaacacatgaaagtcccCTTGGTtttcacatggagtttttttGCAAAGTCCAAGCAAGTCTTCAttgattttcatttaattttttcatgaatttttttgttttcactttgtcatgatggttACTTAGTGTAGATTATtgacaataaaatgaatttaaaccaCTGAAGCATCAGGCTTGCAACATGACAAATTGAAGAAGTTGTAGgggaggtctgaatacttcctgaatgcactgtatgtgttGGAAAGCACTGTGATCGCATAGCTGCCTCAACAGCAGAACCATGAATGAGAACAATAGTAACTAAGAGTACATGAAATTCTATGTTTGCTTATATTGTTACTGATAAATTAGAGTAatttagacctaaaacttcagtccttagacATAAATCCCTTTAAAGTGTAGagtgaggatgaacaaagaaaagacttcaaTTAATGTCTGTCTGTCGATCTTGCATAAAACTCAGCAAATTTATTAGTACATATGAACAATATTTACATCCACCATGTAACATTTATTgttagaaatgttcatatctgctgaaacCAATTTCATGCTAAAAAACATCGTACCTTCCCAATAGTAACAAATAACAATACACATGTAAACAGAGAAGCCCATACCTGAAAAAaacaattgtttttatttaagttgagatgaaaaacaaaaatataaatgaatgtgttgttttctctctgtctacAGACGTATATTACTTTGTTTTCGCCCCAACACTGTGCTACCAGCTGAACTTCCCGCGCTCACCTCggatacgcaaaagttttttgatAAGAAGACTTTTTGAAATGGTGAGACACTGTGTGTATGAACACATGTTGCTGTTGATATAAACTTagatgaaagaaaagaaagaaagaatttcATTTTGACTGTCTTTGTCTTGTAGCTTTTCTTCATGCAGCTATTGGTTGGATTGATACAGCAGGTAACAGGACTTAATGCACACTGACAGTGATCCTTCACTCAGCATACACTTATCAAAGCAAACAGttcaaacagaaataataataaaatatttgttttctattttcatCCCTAATGGTTGACACTAATGGTGTTTCTTGTGTCATGTTTTCCAGTGGATGGTACCAACTATACAGAACTCAATGAAACCCTTCCGGGTGTGtacactcacacatgcatgaaagctcattttgaattgatAGATAAATTTGAcctgttttttcttcctaaTTTGTGACCTGAGTAGTAACTGTCGATGACCATTATGTCATTGACAGGAAATGGACTTTTCTAGGATGGTGGAGCGCCTTCTAAAGCTAGCTGTGAGTATATTGACATACTCCAGATCCATTCAAAACACAATTTTGTCCTcaatgaaaatttaaatgtgAATTCACCAACTTTATTAGGCATATTTATTCCTGTGACGACCATACCAGGTTTTTATTTGGACTTGTGTATAAAAGAAATGGTACCAAACGGGttccttttcctctcctctcaggTCCCTAACCATCTGATATGGTTAATATTCTTCTACTGGTTTTTCCACTCTTCTATGAACTTTGTGGCAGAGCTGCTGCAGTTTGGAGACCGGGAGTTCTACAGAGACTGGTGGTAGGCATTTAGTCACATACACACTCGGACAAAAAAGAATGAACTACATGATGGCAGGGGAACACGTTACATGTGTTTAATCCCCAGACTCTGATGTATTCTGAATTATGGCTCTGATACTCAAACTATACCATTCTTCTCATTTGTTTCAGGAACTCTGAGACTGTCACATATTTCTGGGCCAATTGGAACATCCCAGTTCACAAATGGTGTCTGAGGTGAGCGACTATGCTCTCTGTCATAAGGATTAGTTGTGGTTGAGCCAGTGTTTGATGTAAAGCATTAACACTTCCAACATGGCCATTGCGGAGTAAAATCTCAAGTAAAATAAAGAATTCAAGGTGTTAACTGCCATTTTCTGCTATATTTTAGAGTTAAAGATTGGTAGAATTTACTTAAAGTGTGTATTTGATCATGAAGTGTCTCTGTGAACAGGCACTTCTATAAGCCAATGCTGAGGAAAGGAATCAACAAGTTTCTGGCACAAACCGCAGTCTTCCTGGTGTCTGCCTTCTTCCATGAGGTAAAAACATAATGAAGCTCCTGCAGTAAAGTTGATCATATTTAACTTTGCCAACAGGGAATAAATTTACACTAAAATATGTATTGTGGATGAATTATCTCATGTTTTATGCCATAAAGAATGGCAGACATCTATATGACTTTACTAGTAAGGAGGTTGCTTGCAGACAGTcatctaaataaaacaaaatatgtccaaaccATACAAATACAAAGATTACATTATGAGTTTGTCGATTTTGCTGCATTATGTAgcacttttttacttttgttgaaTTCCTCGCTTTGTTCTTCAGTACCTGGTGAGCGTTCCCCTGAAGATGTTTAGACTGTGGGCCTTTATGGGAATGATGGCTCAGGTAAGATTTATGGAGAAGCATCTGTGGCCTGTGACACTAGCTATGTATAAGCTCTATCCCAAGTTATGATGTAAAGTCCACACACTAAAGCCTTTGTTGAAACTTGTTAGTATGTGGCGTAAGTTGAGTCATTGTTTGGTTGCACCACAGGGGCTTTGGGGTTCTTCTTCACTAGTAAAGTGTAGTGTCCAAACTAACTGAAATAATGACACTGAAATTAtggttttgctttcatttttaccaatgtggaaaagcattttaattgtAGTCAATCTAACATTGTTCCCTCCTGTCCTCAAAATACCTTACTACCTAATGACAAAGGCgataaaaaatgtatgtaaaatgtggtaaatctTTATGATTAGGTGTTAACTAAGGTCTAAAACTTTAATCTGAAGACACTGTAAAATAACAATAGTGACATCAAGTGATAAATAGTAAACTAAAACACAAGATAACGTAGCGTGTGTAGTGCTTTTCCACAATATGGTACCAACTCAACTCGTCTCAACtctatttggcttttttgaaatCCCAATAGGGATCGTACCTGATACCTGGTACTTCGGTTGGTATCACCTCTGGTTAGGCAAGCTGAGCCAATACTGAAAAGTGATGTCAAGACACTGCCAAATACTGAGTAGTCATAGAGTATCATCACTAAGTATTTCATGAATGGGATATCAAGGAATCAAACTGTCTTTTTATCAGCTTCATACTGCTGTATAACTCCCAAACTCTCCAGTACTTTTCATTAGTATTTCTTATTGCTGCTTCTAACCTTCTTTTGAACAAAACTCCTCACTGTGACAAAAAGCTGCAGACCAAGGATCAGGTACATTGTCACCCTTAGGGGGCACCAAATTCTGCTATTTTGCATCTGAAACTGGTTCTATGTAATTTTGGACTTTTCCACTGTTTAAATCAAGAGTAAGAGACTTCCAGTTTGGATACACACCTGCTGTTATAGGTAGAAtgaagattttaacataaacttaatcacagaaaaaggaacttgttatgttTGATAGCTACACCTGAGACTAAGACTAactaaaaatagatatttgatgACCAAAACTCTGACgaaaacaaagctttttttttaatcaaggaGACtgaaacaagactaaaatgtaactgaAGTGCTGTCGGactttcaaaatccatgatttCCCTGGGTGGGTAAATACCTCCAAACACAGCGTATCTGTAGCTACCCTGcttctctgctgtaaacaaaaaaaaaaaaaaaaaaaaaggggtctGAGATTTTTCAGGATGCATAGAATACACCCAAATAATTTACCATCAGATTCAGGCAAAGAGAATACAAATTTGAGTTAAATGTAAtcacttttatggactaaaacctgaccaaaattatttttaattttaaaaccataaagggaagaaattattaaaatgtgactaaaacaacaatgaaCTCTTTATGCTTAAAGGTGCAATGTGTAAATACATAAAACTAACTTAGTCAAGTGAAACATAATGTTGATAACTAGGCTCAtctaaataataattttaatgcCTGAATACATAAAACTGTCTTCCTTCATTCACTTAAAATGCCTTCTATTAACCTTAAGTGTAAGCAGTGCTAAATTCTGTCCTAAATCAGAAATTATGTTCAAACTATCCCATGTTGGAACTAATGTATAGCTGGTGTGACTGTGTCTGTGCTGTTTCCTTTTACTTCTGTCaataacttttgaaaaaatcacaatgtgacctctgtgtttttaatgtctaAAGGTTCCTCTGGCTTGGTTTGTGGGTCGGTTCCTCAATGGAAACTACGGCAATGCTGCAGTGTGGATATCACTCATCATCGGCCAGCCTGTTGCTGTACTGATGTACGTCCATGACTACTATGTCATTCATTACGGAGGAGCTACATAGTACTGGACAAACAGCCATGCTTCAAcagacacacataaacatgtACAAGTCATGTTGTAcaccacataaacacacaccagCCTGCAGAAGGACTCAAAGAGGGAATGCAGAGCCAGCTAAGGGGATTATAGTAGAAAGTTCTGCTTATATGAACCTGAATGTTAACGGCAGGGAAAGAGTTTTTGACTTCTTGTTTTTGCACTTAAGAGAATTATACAAGTCTGTCAGGAAATAATTCTAACAATGCAAGAAGATCTTGTTTGAAGCACTTTTAAACACTACAGCTTTGTAGGAAGCCTTAACTTCTCACAGGCCCTGAATATCTGTAAGTGTTTGAACATCACAACTTAAATCAAATGATTTTGGTCCAAAAGTAATACTGGAATCGATCCCTCACTGTTGGATTTTCTGCTGATTTtactcaaacaaaacaaacagtgtGGTGCTAAGATTTTCTAGATCAGCTAGAACTTTATAAGctcaaacaaaaattaaatgcagTACTTAACTCTTCTGAATGAATTTAGAAGCACTTCAGTGCATTAAAATGCTGAGATTGTGCTTTAAACTGAGCGCTGCTTGAGGTCTGGGCAATGCACAACTTTCCTATTGTGAAACACTGCCGAGCAAGTGCAAGCCAGAACAGGACCAATGTGAAAGCTTTGTTTCTACATCCGTCTTTGAGAAGTAACTTGTGTACTTGTATCCAGTGGCAACAGAGGAACGAGAAGCCAAATCAAGAGTTTGTTTTGACATAATGAGGCTTCTAAAGCTATCTTCAGACTATAGAGACAGATTTTGGTATATGTTGTACATATTTCATGTATCCCTGTCTTTTGAGTAAGGGTTGCTGAGTGTTGTAGAACTGTCTAAAATAATGATCTGCCAAAGAAAAATCAtcaaagaaaggaaaataaacaaagatatgaAAGAAGGAAGCTTTAAATTGAAGgagaaaagggtaaaataacatttttgtgaCCTTAATCTACATCAATGCAAGCTTAGTGTCGAAGTACATGCTACATGTGTG comes from Cheilinus undulatus linkage group 16, ASM1832078v1, whole genome shotgun sequence and encodes:
- the dgat1a gene encoding diacylglycerol O-acyltransferase 1a, whose translation is MSDKAEIRGPVTRRRRTTISGGGGGTVGVKQANGSKREDAGEKPPPYPAKAKTDEVSRHGSNNGKVGREKGVSDSPRKQRSVVEDINERLSCHVLQESLLSSASGYSNYRGILNWCVVMLVLSNARLFLENIIKYGILVDPIQVVSLFLKDPYSWPAACLIIVSNVFVLAALYTERRLAVGTISETTGLILHIFNLTSLLIFPSASVLTVDSITPVGGVLSLGVYTVLFLKLYSYQDTNRWCREIRHAKAKKLTRSYSCPNVAQSNGSAVHSHVSYPGNLTHRDVYYFVFAPTLCYQLNFPRSPRIRKSFLIRRLFEMLFFMQLLVGLIQQWMVPTIQNSMKPFREMDFSRMVERLLKLAVPNHLIWLIFFYWFFHSSMNFVAELLQFGDREFYRDWWNSETVTYFWANWNIPVHKWCLRHFYKPMLRKGINKFLAQTAVFLVSAFFHEYLVSVPLKMFRLWAFMGMMAQVPLAWFVGRFLNGNYGNAAVWISLIIGQPVAVLMYVHDYYVIHYGGAT